Proteins from a genomic interval of Geovibrio ferrireducens:
- the ppk1 gene encoding polyphosphate kinase 1 produces the protein MSEYKFINREISWLQFNERVLREAEDESVPLLEKLKFLAIFSSNLDEFFMIRVAGLYDQVDAKYNIKDASGYTPKELLAKISETAHRLVKDQQKIFRKVIKECARHHIVIQPEIDGELSDIVESIFNDEIQPLISPVTLSTANPFPFIYNLRQCIFVKLERAGETHYSIIIIPENLQRVFKIRLHRTYCITSEEIIARCLPQVYPGYKVTDSYTLRLTRNADLTVEEDEAEDLLKIIEKKLPSRKKGNVVRVELDKTAPDEVLKFLREHIGFDDEDVYIVDKPLDLTFLFSIADGNPDLMYPEHKPFVPYGLTADENIFDRLKERDFVFYRPYHDFGFHSALIRRAAADDQVLAIKMTLYRANRGSSIVESLSEAARRGKQVCVVIELKARFDEERNVGWAKKLEEAGCIVTYGIPGLKIHSKNLQIIRREPQGIVRYSYLSTGNFNEATAKIYTDIDYITADETVGKECANLFNLLMGYTDYADWDRISVAPTGLKAKLLSLIDYEIENAKAGKKAEMIVKINSLIDKELIMKLHDASCAGVKIEMIIRGICGMTAGVTGLTENISIRSIIGRFLEHPRIICFYHGGKKRLFISTADWMERNMHSRVEHLFEITDKNAKDFMMTILSSNLKDNTKSWVLEGETYRKLKPESGEEPHNTQEFFIGKQIGH, from the coding sequence ATGAGTGAGTATAAATTTATAAACAGGGAAATAAGCTGGCTCCAGTTTAATGAGCGGGTGCTGAGAGAGGCGGAGGACGAGAGTGTCCCGCTTCTGGAAAAGCTTAAGTTTCTGGCTATCTTCTCGTCCAATCTGGACGAGTTTTTTATGATCCGCGTCGCCGGGCTTTATGATCAGGTGGACGCGAAATACAATATTAAGGATGCCTCCGGCTACACCCCGAAAGAGCTTCTGGCGAAAATATCCGAAACCGCGCACAGGCTGGTTAAGGATCAGCAGAAGATTTTCCGCAAAGTGATAAAGGAATGCGCCAGACACCACATAGTCATCCAGCCGGAGATTGACGGCGAGCTCTCTGACATTGTGGAATCCATATTCAATGACGAGATACAGCCCCTTATCTCCCCCGTTACCCTGAGCACGGCGAACCCTTTTCCGTTTATCTACAACCTGCGTCAGTGCATTTTTGTAAAGCTTGAGAGAGCGGGCGAAACCCACTACTCCATAATAATTATTCCCGAAAACCTCCAGAGAGTGTTCAAAATACGCCTGCACCGCACATACTGCATCACCAGCGAGGAGATAATCGCCCGCTGCCTTCCGCAGGTTTATCCGGGATATAAGGTAACGGACAGCTACACTCTCCGCCTTACAAGGAACGCCGACCTCACAGTGGAGGAGGACGAGGCGGAGGATCTGCTGAAAATTATAGAAAAGAAGCTCCCCTCGCGCAAGAAGGGGAATGTGGTCAGGGTTGAGCTTGACAAAACCGCGCCGGATGAGGTGCTTAAGTTTCTCCGGGAACATATAGGCTTTGATGATGAGGATGTTTACATTGTGGACAAACCCCTTGACCTCACATTCCTTTTCTCCATTGCAGACGGCAATCCGGATCTTATGTACCCTGAGCACAAGCCGTTTGTGCCCTACGGGCTGACTGCGGATGAGAATATTTTCGACAGGCTTAAGGAGCGGGACTTTGTTTTCTACCGCCCGTATCACGATTTCGGGTTTCATTCCGCCCTGATACGCCGCGCTGCTGCGGATGATCAGGTTCTGGCAATAAAAATGACCCTCTACAGGGCTAACCGCGGCTCAAGCATAGTGGAATCCCTCTCCGAGGCAGCAAGACGCGGCAAGCAGGTCTGCGTGGTGATAGAGCTCAAGGCGCGCTTTGATGAGGAGCGCAACGTGGGCTGGGCAAAAAAGCTTGAGGAAGCGGGCTGCATAGTCACTTACGGAATACCGGGGCTTAAGATCCACTCCAAAAACCTCCAGATAATAAGGAGGGAACCGCAGGGAATAGTCCGCTACAGCTATCTTTCCACAGGAAACTTCAATGAGGCGACAGCGAAGATATACACGGACATAGACTACATCACAGCGGATGAAACTGTGGGCAAGGAGTGCGCAAACCTGTTTAACCTCCTGATGGGTTATACTGACTACGCTGACTGGGACAGAATAAGCGTCGCACCGACCGGGCTCAAGGCGAAGCTCCTCTCACTCATAGATTACGAGATAGAAAATGCAAAGGCGGGCAAAAAGGCAGAGATGATCGTGAAAATCAACTCGCTGATAGATAAGGAGCTTATTATGAAACTCCATGATGCTTCCTGCGCAGGTGTTAAGATAGAGATGATAATACGGGGAATCTGCGGTATGACAGCGGGGGTTACGGGGCTGACGGAAAACATCAGCATCCGCAGCATTATCGGCCGCTTTCTGGAGCATCCCCGTATAATCTGTTTCTATCACGGCGGCAAAAAGCGGCTTTTCATATCCACAGCGGACTGGATGGAGCGCAACATGCACTCAAGGGTTGAGCATCTTTTCGAGATTACTGATAAAAACGCCAAGGACTTTATGATGACGATACTTTCCAGCAACCTTAAGGATAATACCAAATCATGGGTTCTGGAAGGGGAAACATACAGGAAACTCAAGCCGGAATCAGGGGAAGAGCCTCATAACACTCAGGAGTTTTTCATCGGTAAGCAGATCGGGCATTAG